The following coding sequences lie in one Cyanobacterium sp. Dongsha4 genomic window:
- the hpnI gene encoding bacteriohopanetetrol glucosamine biosynthesis glycosyltransferase HpnI, translating to MAFYVYSIYGVKSFFEEEIDINESFFPAISILKPLCGLEDNLKENLTSFIQQNYPQYQIIFCVRDVNDPVIILVQELIASFPEKDLKLIVCDRIFGYNYKASNLANGLPHCDYDFILIADSDIEVKPDYLKTVIQPFQEKKIAVVTCLYESIGNHLVSILESLNMSGNFIPRVITAKKLEGVKFAFGSTIIIRKKVLEEIGNFDQLINNIADDFLLGNLPTKLGYQVKLVNYIVTHHVGKETFSNYLTRQTRWLKCIRVQRFWGYIGMIFTQGIATSTIFFCISNFKFSAFLLLIITYFLRLNLAYQVGIKYLKNSTCHQYLGLTILVDFINLYIWIKALFGNQIKWRDNEFIVNKDGELSERC from the coding sequence ATCGCGTTTTATGTATATAGTATCTATGGGGTAAAAAGTTTTTTTGAGGAGGAAATAGATATAAATGAAAGTTTCTTCCCAGCCATTTCCATACTTAAGCCCTTATGTGGTTTAGAAGATAATTTAAAAGAAAATTTAACCTCTTTTATTCAACAAAATTACCCTCAATATCAGATTATTTTTTGTGTTAGAGATGTTAATGATCCCGTTATCATTTTAGTACAGGAATTAATCGCTTCTTTTCCAGAAAAAGATTTAAAATTAATAGTGTGCGATCGCATCTTTGGCTATAATTATAAAGCTAGTAATTTAGCCAACGGCTTACCCCATTGTGACTACGATTTTATTTTAATTGCAGATAGTGATATAGAAGTTAAACCAGACTATTTAAAAACCGTTATTCAACCTTTTCAAGAAAAAAAAATAGCCGTTGTTACCTGTCTCTATGAATCTATTGGTAATCACCTTGTTTCTATTTTAGAATCTTTAAATATGAGTGGTAATTTCATCCCCAGAGTTATAACCGCAAAAAAATTAGAAGGGGTGAAATTTGCTTTTGGCTCAACGATTATAATTAGAAAAAAAGTTTTAGAAGAAATTGGTAATTTTGATCAATTAATTAATAATATTGCCGATGATTTTTTATTGGGAAATCTCCCGACAAAATTAGGTTATCAAGTTAAATTAGTCAACTATATAGTTACGCACCATGTAGGAAAAGAAACATTTAGCAACTATTTAACAAGGCAAACGCGCTGGTTAAAGTGTATTCGAGTTCAGCGTTTTTGGGGTTATATAGGAATGATTTTCACTCAAGGAATTGCCACAAGCACTATATTTTTTTGTATAAGCAACTTTAAATTTTCCGCATTTTTACTATTAATAATAACTTATTTTTTGAGATTGAATTTAGCCTATCAAGTAGGAATAAAATATTTAAAAAATTCAACCTGTCATCAATATTTAGGGTTAACTATACTTGTTGATTTTATTAACTTATATATATGGATAAAAGCATTATTTGGTAATCAAATTAAATGGCGTGACAACGAATTTATTGTTAACAAAGATGGAGAATTAAGCGAACGATGCTAA
- a CDS encoding RuBisCO accumulation factor 1, whose amino-acid sequence MTENNNLQQNLTAAEKEEIIRSLLHKEGCWVDWGKGCQKLHDNGVSNQEIFEQTGLQNSHQNLVIVASKVFESLRQQEAGEDLLEYYRGPRSDVLYELRILNHQERLSAAKLIREKCLDVDGAKEIAKAMKEFSHLSQPPSGFTLNPGDAVAYQYWKNARQKKTLADKARLIAEGLKYAQSATARQQIESLLTDIAQTPQQNAPLLPMYRLESDEELPCILPVAGRFPLRVRDLDHVPILDAIEPFGVVEVQNSVSVVTIPSWQVILKAKKPVVIFCQGKDLPKETQNKSEELLIVVDLAVTEWNANHYFLTQEDDNLIFKWFNSSPQQQILGQLLVILRPKKILDEGNLTQPWQMDD is encoded by the coding sequence ATGACAGAGAATAATAATCTTCAACAAAATTTGACTGCGGCAGAAAAGGAAGAAATAATAAGATCATTGCTACATAAGGAGGGATGTTGGGTAGATTGGGGTAAAGGCTGTCAGAAATTACATGACAATGGGGTTAGTAATCAGGAAATATTTGAACAAACGGGATTACAAAATAGTCATCAAAACTTAGTTATTGTTGCAAGTAAAGTTTTTGAGAGTTTAAGACAACAAGAAGCAGGAGAGGATTTATTAGAGTATTATCGAGGTCCTCGTTCTGATGTATTATATGAGTTAAGAATTTTGAATCATCAAGAGAGATTATCGGCGGCAAAGTTAATCCGAGAAAAATGTCTGGATGTAGATGGGGCAAAAGAAATTGCGAAGGCAATGAAGGAGTTTTCTCACTTAAGTCAACCTCCTAGTGGTTTTACTCTTAATCCGGGAGATGCGGTGGCGTATCAATATTGGAAAAATGCTCGTCAGAAAAAAACTTTGGCGGATAAAGCCCGTTTGATTGCAGAAGGGTTAAAATATGCTCAGTCTGCTACTGCTAGGCAACAAATTGAGAGTTTATTAACGGATATTGCCCAGACTCCTCAACAAAATGCTCCGTTATTACCAATGTATCGTTTGGAAAGTGATGAGGAGTTACCTTGTATTTTACCAGTGGCGGGGAGATTTCCTTTGAGAGTTAGAGATTTAGATCATGTTCCTATTTTAGATGCGATCGAACCTTTTGGAGTTGTGGAGGTGCAAAATAGTGTTTCGGTGGTAACAATTCCTAGTTGGCAAGTAATTCTGAAGGCGAAAAAACCTGTTGTAATTTTTTGTCAGGGCAAAGATTTACCGAAAGAAACTCAAAATAAGTCAGAAGAATTATTAATAGTGGTTGATTTAGCTGTGACGGAATGGAATGCAAATCATTATTTTTTAACACAAGAGGATGATAATTTAATTTTTAAGTGGTTTAATTCTTCTCCTCAACAACAAATATTAGGTCAGTTATTAGTTATATTAAGACCGAAAAAAATTCTTGATGAAGGTAATTTAACTCAACCTTGGCAAATGGATGATTAA
- a CDS encoding CsgG/HfaB family protein: MKKHFCPKNFSFLLIGILSAFAIETNINVVKANPSPSIIAQTTNDEKIRIAVLDFDYSAVSNPTWLSYFNGGAKGVSDMIVNQLVETGKYRVIERSRLDAILAEQNLGASGRVDASTAAEIGRLLGVEMVVIGSVTQFDIEKRGSNFGLFGVSVGNESSEAYVTLNSRIVNTNTGEILMTAEGKGVANQSDDNVRVFTIGGGTNTSNETKLLTVATQEAVKGIVSKMSENEAKLAAVPKVLPNVDAVVADVSGGTVVLNKGSQDGYRTGMKVSIERVGKEIKDPETGKVIRRLTTAIGVVELYDVDTSSSLGKIISGNGFQVGDVATPKE, encoded by the coding sequence ATGAAAAAACATTTTTGCCCTAAAAACTTTTCCTTTCTGTTGATAGGCATATTATCTGCCTTTGCTATAGAAACTAACATTAACGTAGTTAAAGCAAACCCTTCCCCGTCAATTATTGCCCAAACCACTAATGATGAAAAAATTAGAATAGCAGTCTTGGACTTTGACTATAGTGCTGTTAGTAACCCTACTTGGTTAAGCTATTTTAATGGCGGAGCAAAAGGTGTTAGCGATATGATAGTTAACCAACTGGTAGAAACAGGAAAATATCGAGTTATCGAAAGAAGTCGCTTAGACGCAATTCTCGCAGAACAAAACTTAGGGGCAAGTGGTAGAGTAGATGCAAGTACTGCCGCCGAAATCGGACGCTTACTAGGAGTTGAAATGGTGGTAATAGGTTCAGTTACCCAATTTGATATTGAAAAAAGAGGTTCTAACTTTGGTTTATTTGGGGTAAGTGTGGGTAATGAAAGTTCTGAAGCCTATGTAACCCTTAATTCTCGTATTGTTAACACCAATACTGGGGAAATCTTAATGACTGCTGAAGGTAAAGGAGTTGCGAACCAATCCGATGATAATGTCAGAGTTTTCACTATTGGCGGAGGAACAAATACCAGCAATGAAACAAAGTTACTAACTGTTGCTACTCAAGAAGCAGTAAAAGGTATCGTTTCTAAAATGTCGGAAAACGAAGCTAAATTAGCGGCAGTGCCAAAAGTTTTACCAAATGTCGATGCGGTGGTTGCTGATGTGAGTGGGGGAACTGTTGTTTTAAATAAAGGCTCTCAAGATGGCTACCGCACAGGAATGAAAGTTTCTATAGAAAGAGTCGGTAAAGAAATTAAGGACCCAGAAACGGGGAAAGTTATTCGTCGCTTAACCACTGCTATAGGTGTTGTTGAATTATATGATGTTGATACTTCTTCTAGTTTAGGGAAAATTATTTCAGGGAATGGTTTTCAAGTGGGAGATGTTGCCACCCCAAAAGAATAA
- a CDS encoding ABC transporter permease, whose protein sequence is MTLYEQTIAIFQRILLELLKRKRNLIFWSVFPLTILILNSYIIAERAKIDLSLAMKISAPPSLMGAALFFSCLGGTIATIVGEREQKTLIRLFISPLMGIAYFLGILLAHSAIAFCQTILIYGLLFFLGKPIEGSFLLGLIIVILSIISYVGVGFILGTQLAKRTEDVNSIVATFGVPLLILGGTFFPSSLFPEKMKQLAQFNPIFHMNEALIQIWGKGELFSEIKTHFLFLFIFSLIVILLGWWCYEKMLKSETIL, encoded by the coding sequence ATGACATTATACGAGCAAACTATTGCTATTTTTCAAAGAATTTTACTAGAGTTGTTAAAGAGAAAACGAAATTTAATTTTTTGGTCAGTTTTTCCTTTAACTATTCTCATTTTAAACAGTTATATTATTGCTGAAAGGGCTAAGATTGATTTGAGTTTGGCAATGAAAATATCTGCTCCTCCGAGTTTAATGGGAGCGGCTTTATTTTTTAGTTGTTTGGGGGGAACTATTGCCACTATTGTGGGAGAAAGAGAACAAAAAACTCTCATTCGTCTATTTATTTCACCCCTGATGGGAATTGCTTATTTTTTAGGAATTTTATTAGCTCATAGTGCGATCGCATTTTGTCAAACTATTCTTATTTATGGATTACTTTTCTTTTTAGGAAAACCAATAGAAGGCTCTTTTTTGTTAGGTTTAATTATTGTTATTTTAAGTATAATTAGTTATGTAGGAGTAGGTTTTATTTTGGGTACTCAGTTAGCAAAAAGAACAGAAGATGTTAACTCAATTGTGGCAACCTTTGGAGTACCTTTACTAATTTTAGGAGGGACTTTTTTTCCTAGTTCTTTATTCCCTGAAAAAATGAAACAATTAGCTCAGTTTAATCCTATTTTTCATATGAATGAAGCTCTAATTCAAATATGGGGAAAAGGAGAATTATTTAGCGAAATTAAAACTCATTTTTTGTTTTTATTTATATTCTCTTTGATTGTCATTTTATTAGGGTGGTGGTGTTACGAAAAAATGCTTAAGTCAGAGACAATTTTGTAG
- the rpmB gene encoding 50S ribosomal protein L28 — protein sequence MARVCQLTGKRANNGFAVSHSHRRTKKLQHANLQDKKIWWAEGNCFVRLRLSTKALKTLDKKGINAMAREAGLDLRQFKCEN from the coding sequence ATGGCTCGTGTTTGCCAGTTGACAGGAAAAAGGGCGAATAATGGTTTTGCCGTCTCTCACTCCCATCGCCGTACCAAAAAGTTACAACACGCTAACTTACAAGATAAAAAAATTTGGTGGGCAGAAGGTAACTGTTTCGTTAGATTACGCTTATCAACTAAAGCCTTAAAAACCCTTGATAAAAAAGGTATTAATGCTATGGCAAGAGAGGCTGGTTTAGACTTAAGACAATTCAAGTGCGAAAACTAA
- the rsmI gene encoding 16S rRNA (cytidine(1402)-2'-O)-methyltransferase translates to MSGFLYLVATPIGNLEDITFRAIKVLQSVDIIAAEDTRHTGKLLKYYQINTPTISYHQHNHQSRVQELLTKLEDGLSIALVTDAGTPAISDPGYHLVSACIEHQINIIPIPGAIAAINGLIASGLSSDRFCFEGFLPQKKKEKDNLLKDLQGEKRTIIFYEAPHRLLKTLKDFSQYFGDSRRITLARELTKLHEDFWRGTIKDAIAFYQNQNPKGEFTIILEGNQHQDTVELSPIQIKEEIEQLMAKGMTKSEACQELAKYSNLSRREIYKLSV, encoded by the coding sequence ATGAGTGGATTTCTTTATTTAGTGGCAACACCTATCGGTAACTTGGAAGATATTACTTTTCGAGCTATTAAGGTTTTACAATCAGTGGATATTATCGCCGCCGAGGATACTAGACATACGGGCAAGTTGTTAAAATATTATCAAATTAATACTCCGACTATTAGTTATCATCAGCATAATCATCAAAGTCGTGTACAAGAGTTGCTAACTAAACTTGAAGATGGTTTAAGTATTGCTTTAGTTACTGATGCTGGTACTCCTGCTATTTCTGATCCGGGTTATCATTTAGTATCGGCTTGTATTGAGCATCAAATTAATATTATACCAATACCTGGTGCGATCGCAGCTATTAATGGTTTAATTGCTTCTGGTTTGAGTAGTGATAGGTTTTGTTTTGAAGGATTCTTGCCCCAGAAAAAGAAGGAAAAAGATAATTTACTTAAGGATTTACAAGGGGAAAAAAGGACGATTATTTTTTATGAAGCCCCCCATCGTCTTTTAAAAACTCTAAAGGATTTTTCTCAGTATTTTGGAGATAGTCGCCGTATCACCCTAGCCAGAGAATTAACTAAACTCCATGAAGATTTTTGGCGCGGTACGATTAAAGATGCGATCGCATTTTATCAAAATCAAAATCCAAAAGGAGAATTTACTATTATTTTAGAGGGAAATCAACATCAAGATACAGTAGAATTATCACCCATTCAGATAAAAGAAGAAATTGAACAACTAATGGCAAAAGGTATGACAAAAAGTGAAGCCTGTCAGGAGTTAGCAAAATATAGTAACTTGTCTCGTCGGGAAATATATAAGTTATCGGTTTAA
- the hpnK gene encoding hopanoid biosynthesis-associated protein HpnK yields the protein MKVADKYVVVNADDFGYSDEVNEAIIEAHQNGILSSTSLMVTAEKAESAVKLAKENPSLGVGLHLVLCCGKSALNPEQIPNLVNKEGFFHDSAAIAGLKYQFIPSARQELKREIKAQLDLFRETGLKLSHVDGHLHLHTHPIVIQILAQLASEYQIKFIRLPYEELNFTLKLDRTNTILKIIYANIFRWLRKSAEKPLSTSGVQFLDRIYGLLQTGNMSESYLLGLIPQIKTIYNEIYFHPQSLTDKEFQALCSQKVQEIISTEGFKVVNYLQLG from the coding sequence GTGAAAGTTGCTGATAAGTATGTGGTGGTCAATGCCGATGATTTTGGTTACTCTGATGAGGTAAACGAGGCAATCATCGAAGCTCATCAAAATGGTATTCTTTCTAGTACCAGTTTAATGGTGACAGCAGAAAAAGCGGAATCTGCTGTAAAGTTAGCTAAAGAGAATCCGAGTTTAGGGGTTGGTTTACATTTAGTTTTATGTTGCGGTAAATCTGCCCTGAATCCTGAGCAAATACCTAATTTAGTAAATAAAGAAGGATTCTTTCATGATAGCGCTGCGATCGCAGGTTTGAAATATCAATTTATCCCCTCTGCCAGACAAGAGTTAAAACGAGAAATTAAGGCACAATTAGATCTATTTAGGGAAACTGGCTTAAAATTATCCCATGTGGATGGACATCTGCACTTACATACCCATCCAATTGTCATTCAAATTCTTGCACAATTAGCTTCAGAATATCAAATCAAATTTATCCGCCTTCCCTATGAAGAATTAAATTTTACCCTAAAACTCGATCGTACCAATACTATCTTAAAAATTATTTATGCCAATATATTTCGTTGGTTAAGAAAATCAGCAGAAAAACCTTTATCAACATCTGGAGTTCAATTTTTAGATAGAATCTATGGATTACTCCAAACAGGTAATATGTCAGAATCTTACTTATTAGGCTTAATTCCTCAGATAAAAACTATTTATAATGAAATCTATTTTCACCCTCAATCCCTCACAGATAAAGAATTTCAAGCACTCTGTAGTCAAAAAGTTCAAGAAATAATATCAACAGAAGGTTTTAAAGTAGTTAATTACCTCCAACTAGGCTAA
- a CDS encoding NAD(P)/FAD-dependent oxidoreductase → MVKVNKIVILGGGFGGLYTAIKLAQFPWQESNPEIVLIDKNDRFLFSPLLYELITDEMQSWEVAPSYYELLSNTSIRFLQDTVTEIDDTARQISLKNNGNLSYDYLVMALGGKTPVNQVSGASDFAIPFRTLEDAYRVKEKLRVLENSDLEAIRVVVVGGGYSGVELALKVADRLGKKGKIRIVDRGSEILSDSPEFNRKTAEKALCDRTIWTDLETEVTNITEKDISLSYKNQIDTIPVDLVLWTVGTKPVMLEKKFPFATNAQGKIEINSYLQVKDNSVVWALGDLVECYDQQGKKLPATAQVAFQQADYCAWNIWATIENKPLLAFKYQPLGEMLALGKDSATISGLGLSLGGGLGYLARRLIYLYRLPTFEHQMAVAMNWITSPLTQLIGSANE, encoded by the coding sequence GTGGTTAAGGTGAATAAAATAGTTATTCTTGGCGGTGGTTTTGGTGGTTTATATACTGCCATTAAATTAGCTCAATTTCCGTGGCAAGAGTCAAATCCTGAAATTGTTTTAATTGATAAAAATGATCGTTTTTTATTTTCTCCGTTACTATATGAATTAATTACGGATGAAATGCAGAGTTGGGAAGTCGCACCTTCTTATTATGAGTTATTGAGCAATACTTCTATTCGTTTTCTTCAAGATACTGTTACAGAGATTGATGACACTGCAAGACAGATTTCTTTAAAAAATAATGGTAATTTATCTTATGATTATTTGGTAATGGCACTAGGAGGAAAAACTCCTGTTAACCAAGTATCAGGGGCTTCAGATTTTGCTATTCCTTTTCGTACTTTAGAAGATGCTTACCGAGTTAAGGAGAAATTGAGGGTTTTAGAAAATTCTGATTTGGAAGCTATTAGAGTTGTCGTCGTGGGGGGAGGTTATAGTGGGGTTGAATTAGCCTTAAAAGTGGCTGATCGTTTAGGAAAAAAGGGTAAAATTAGGATAGTTGATAGGGGTTCAGAAATTTTATCAGATTCTCCTGAATTTAATCGAAAAACAGCCGAAAAAGCCCTATGCGATCGCACTATTTGGACTGATTTAGAAACCGAAGTAACTAATATTACGGAAAAAGACATCAGCTTATCTTACAAAAATCAAATTGATACCATTCCCGTTGATTTAGTATTATGGACGGTAGGAACAAAACCTGTAATGTTAGAGAAAAAATTTCCCTTTGCCACTAATGCTCAAGGAAAAATAGAAATCAACTCCTATCTACAAGTTAAAGATAATTCAGTAGTTTGGGCTTTGGGTGACTTAGTTGAGTGTTATGATCAACAAGGAAAGAAATTACCAGCTACTGCCCAAGTTGCTTTTCAACAAGCGGATTACTGTGCTTGGAATATTTGGGCAACCATTGAAAATAAGCCCCTTTTAGCTTTTAAATATCAACCTCTTGGGGAAATGTTAGCACTGGGCAAAGATAGTGCAACTATTAGTGGTTTAGGTTTATCTCTTGGCGGTGGTTTGGGCTATTTAGCAAGAAGATTAATTTACCTTTACCGCTTACCCACTTTTGAGCATCAAATGGCGGTTGCGATGAATTGGATTACTTCTCCTCTAACTCAGCTTATCGGCAGTGCAAATGAGTAG
- a CDS encoding c-type cytochrome: MNNQLLETQLNDNSTQNKTTGNILAIVIIVLISLTIWWLFPISDPYVQEVLSLEGNKTRGEAIFQVNCAGCHGLNGAGNVGPSLLNVTKHKSDSQIIKQVISGKTPPMPKFQTSTEDMADLLNYLHQL, translated from the coding sequence GTGAATAACCAGTTACTTGAAACACAACTTAATGATAATTCCACCCAGAATAAAACCACTGGGAATATATTGGCAATAGTTATTATTGTCCTCATATCTTTAACTATATGGTGGTTATTTCCTATTTCAGATCCTTACGTGCAAGAAGTTTTATCTCTGGAAGGCAACAAAACAAGAGGAGAAGCTATTTTTCAAGTAAACTGTGCAGGTTGTCATGGATTAAATGGTGCAGGTAATGTAGGCCCTAGCTTACTTAACGTGACTAAACACAAATCAGATTCACAAATTATTAAACAAGTTATTAGTGGAAAAACTCCTCCCATGCCTAAATTTCAAACTTCTACAGAAGATATGGCAGATTTACTCAACTACTTACACCAATTATGA
- the rimI gene encoding ribosomal protein S18-alanine N-acetyltransferase has protein sequence MSLAEIQFQVLTDKDLEQVLELDKICFGGLWSLDSYKREIESPNSYLLIITVNTKSETRVIGFGCFWAILEEAHITILAIHPDFQGQGLGSLLLENLLKEAVNRKLERATLEVGENNTKAINLYQKFGFKEAGRRKKYYKKTGEDALILWKSIRENT, from the coding sequence ATGAGTTTAGCAGAAATACAGTTTCAGGTTTTAACAGACAAAGATTTGGAACAGGTGTTAGAACTTGATAAAATTTGTTTTGGTGGTTTATGGAGTTTAGACAGCTATAAAAGAGAAATAGAAAGTCCTAATAGTTATTTATTAATCATCACAGTAAATACTAAGTCGGAGACAAGAGTTATTGGTTTTGGTTGTTTTTGGGCAATTTTAGAAGAAGCACATATAACAATTCTTGCTATTCATCCTGATTTTCAGGGGCAAGGTTTAGGTAGTCTATTACTAGAAAATTTGCTTAAAGAAGCTGTTAATAGAAAATTGGAAAGGGCAACTTTAGAAGTAGGAGAGAATAACACGAAAGCTATTAATTTATACCAAAAATTTGGTTTTAAAGAAGCGGGAAGAAGAAAAAAATACTATAAAAAAACGGGAGAAGACGCTTTAATTCTTTGGAAATCTATAAGAGAAAATACTTAA
- a CDS encoding exonuclease domain-containing protein, with the protein MNFIVIDTEGSDTLREIAIINQDGKLIYEAFVRTRGSTTKRLNHKPLTEIVRDLQNILPNQNIICHNAQHDRTILHKSFRRCRQQLPQVQFICTLELAQEKHPNLDSYQLGNLSRRFFLQVDNLYFRKVQAHRARYDAQFTLQLYLYLTSHSRIEDKPAMTVEKIVTTPSVKNPFSSSRVDDPYQNHLDFEHIYKSQFYHLTSLVEEIRQDRENKQSRGALILGEAGSGKTHLIMRLAKATLKTNRLLYVRQPNNPNSVMHHIYSRILESFAQKVDIEGSQRTQLDLLLAHVFVNILKTIQQEYQSQKLGQIIKLLQNDSLSLYERLGGENTQRNRDNWKYIETKITQWWENNYSASGYAPNILQGIIKYCSYKDLKIKDKVRRWLTGNELDSQICEEIGLNNWQEDNLSREDFALEGIRLFGQLSTLDEPLIIVFDQLEYLIHKLDILTSFGNALREIITHVPNSLIVVNLFPDRWQSFQGYFDNSTIDRLSTNQLILQTPSSDELRKMLGMKCERVGTTLEELFQPEDLQIILRQSSIRKVINKASDYYHYRILSIPLPPPPKKISVEERLDKLENALQQLETLVKEIEGKIGPTPPPKPPIITSNDPILKYLEENERLIADKYHNPNIITDDDEYGKLVTIMEAFKSYDSSINIDHLPLGKKVIPENLLITRNKLKLAVGFLNIGGSAFTSRIKNFNQLVISNRNIKFYLLRDKKEGYITGKVGLEEIDKLNYTENGSFLIINKEARVIFELIYKMIVAINQNDLEVSMTDAIKVVLNKYGNYWLIREIFPTNDIMITSK; encoded by the coding sequence ATGAATTTTATTGTTATCGACACCGAAGGAAGTGACACCCTCAGAGAAATAGCCATTATCAACCAAGACGGAAAATTAATTTACGAAGCCTTTGTCAGAACAAGAGGCAGTACAACAAAAAGACTGAATCACAAACCCCTAACAGAAATAGTCAGAGACTTACAAAATATTCTACCTAACCAAAACATTATCTGTCATAATGCACAACACGATCGCACGATTCTTCATAAGAGTTTCCGCCGATGCCGACAACAATTACCCCAAGTACAATTTATCTGCACCCTTGAATTAGCACAAGAAAAACACCCCAACCTCGACAGTTATCAACTCGGTAACCTAAGCCGTAGATTCTTCCTACAAGTGGATAATCTTTATTTTAGAAAAGTTCAAGCCCATCGAGCTCGTTATGATGCACAATTTACCTTACAATTATATTTATACTTAACTTCTCACTCCCGAATAGAAGATAAACCAGCGATGACAGTAGAAAAAATTGTGACAACACCCTCTGTTAAAAATCCCTTTAGTAGCAGTCGTGTGGATGATCCTTACCAAAATCATTTAGACTTTGAGCATATATACAAAAGCCAATTTTATCATCTAACATCCCTAGTGGAAGAAATCAGACAAGATAGGGAAAACAAACAAAGTCGAGGTGCGTTAATACTGGGGGAAGCAGGAAGCGGAAAAACTCACCTGATAATGCGGTTAGCCAAAGCCACCTTAAAAACCAATCGCCTCTTATATGTGCGTCAACCTAACAATCCTAACTCCGTGATGCATCATATCTATTCAAGAATACTAGAAAGTTTTGCTCAAAAAGTTGACATCGAAGGCAGTCAACGCACCCAATTAGACTTACTTTTAGCCCATGTTTTTGTCAATATTTTAAAAACAATTCAGCAGGAATATCAAAGCCAAAAATTAGGACAAATCATTAAACTTTTACAAAATGATAGTCTAAGTTTATATGAACGTTTAGGAGGAGAAAATACTCAAAGAAATAGGGATAATTGGAAATATATAGAAACTAAAATTACTCAATGGTGGGAAAATAATTATTCCGCTAGTGGTTACGCCCCTAATATTCTTCAAGGTATCATTAAATATTGTAGCTATAAAGATCTGAAAATCAAAGATAAAGTTAGAAGATGGTTAACAGGCAACGAATTAGACAGTCAAATTTGTGAAGAAATAGGCTTAAATAATTGGCAAGAAGATAATCTCAGCAGAGAAGATTTTGCCTTAGAAGGAATCCGTTTATTTGGGCAATTATCGACTTTAGATGAACCATTAATTATTGTCTTTGACCAACTGGAATATCTAATTCATAAACTCGATATTCTTACCAGTTTTGGCAATGCTTTAAGGGAAATTATAACCCATGTTCCTAACTCTTTAATTGTAGTTAATCTTTTTCCAGATCGTTGGCAAAGTTTTCAAGGATATTTTGACAATTCTACCATTGACAGATTATCCACTAATCAACTAATTTTACAAACTCCCTCTAGTGATGAATTAAGAAAAATGTTAGGGATGAAATGCGAAAGAGTTGGCACAACTTTAGAGGAGTTATTTCAACCCGAAGATTTACAAATAATTTTGAGACAATCTTCCATTAGAAAAGTAATTAATAAAGCCTCAGACTACTATCATTATCGAATTTTAAGCATACCTTTACCCCCCCCTCCTAAGAAGATTTCTGTAGAAGAAAGATTAGATAAATTAGAAAATGCTTTACAGCAATTAGAAACATTAGTAAAAGAAATTGAGGGGAAAATAGGACCAACACCCCCACCAAAACCACCAATAATTACTTCAAATGATCCTATTTTAAAATACTTAGAAGAAAATGAACGTTTAATTGCTGATAAATATCACAACCCTAACATTATTACCGATGATGATGAGTATGGAAAATTAGTAACAATTATGGAGGCATTTAAAAGCTATGATTCAAGTATTAATATAGATCATTTACCTTTAGGAAAAAAGGTAATTCCAGAAAATTTACTAATAACGAGAAATAAGCTAAAATTAGCAGTAGGTTTTTTAAATATAGGTGGTTCAGCTTTTACATCCAGAATTAAAAATTTTAACCAATTGGTTATATCTAACCGTAATATTAAATTTTATTTATTAAGGGATAAAAAAGAGGGTTACATTACAGGAAAAGTAGGATTAGAAGAAATTGATAAGTTAAATTATACTGAAAATGGCTCATTTTTAATAATAAATAAAGAAGCAAGAGTTATCTTTGAATTAATTTATAAAATGATAGTCGCAATTAATCAAAATGATTTAGAAGTTAGTATGACTGATGCTATTAAAGTGGTTTTAAATAAGTATGGAAATTACTGGTTAATCAGGGAAATTTTCCCCACAAATGATATAATGATAACTAGCAAGTAG
- a CDS encoding CopG family transcriptional regulator, with translation MMTVNLSQNIESRYRVLAMESGQKEDDLLQEAIISYLEDLEDVRDAQYRLDNPEFYITLDEWKKSLDLEDSH, from the coding sequence ATGATGACTGTCAACTTAAGCCAGAATATCGAAAGTCGTTATAGAGTTTTAGCAATGGAGTCGGGGCAAAAAGAAGATGATTTATTACAAGAAGCAATTATTTCTTATTTAGAAGATTTAGAAGATGTCAGAGATGCACAATACCGCTTAGATAATCCCGAATTTTATATAACCCTTGATGAATGGAAGAAAAGTCTTGACTTGGAAGATTCGCATTGA